The genomic interval AAGATAGATTGATATTAACTCGAAAAAAGATTAAAAAAAGAAACTAGTTTCTAACACATAGTCTATGTGCATAGCTAATTGAAACGCCTTTTTTAGACAAAGAAGAACTATGTTTCTATGTGTTTAAAATATTTAAAAATTAAAAACCTATACTATTTCCTCCATCAACTGGCAATACTGTACCAGTAGTATATTTTGATTCGCTTAAAGCGAAATAATAAACCGCATCTGCAATGTCTGATGGTTCTCCTAAATATCCCATTGGCGTTCTTCCCAATACTTTATTTTTTCTTTCTGGATCATTGTCCAAAGCTGTCGATGACATTTTAGTTTTGATGAATCCCGGAGCAATACAGTTTACGCGAATTCCTACAGGTGCCAATTCTGTTGCCATAGCACGAGTCATAGCTTCAATTGCGCCTTTACTTGATGAATATGCAATAACTTTTGGGATTCCGTATTGCGACGCCATCGAGCTGATATTAATAATACTTCCTCCTCCGTTTGCTTTCATTTTTTTTACGACTTCTCTACTCACCGCAAAAACACTCAAAAGATTGGTATGAATAATTGAAAGAAAATCTTCATCGGTTACATCTGGAATTTCCTTTTTCATATTAATTCCAGCATTGTTTACCAAAATATCAATCGAATTTTCTTTTGTAATGCTTTCAATCATCTCTGGAATTCCGGCTAGATTATTTAAGTCAAAGATTACTGGAATAGCATTTTCTCCAATTTCCTTACATGCATCTTCTGTTTTCTCTTTCGATCTTCCGATTATGTAAGTTTTGATCCCATTATCACAAAGTTTTTTTGCGGTTGCAAAACCTAAACCCGAATTTCCTCCGGTTACAATTGCCGTTTTCTTACTCATAATTTTTATACAATATTTTTTAATGCGCTGATTAGACGGATTCGCGTTACAATTATTCAATTTATTTATCCATTCCCTGGCGCAAAAGGGAATTTTAATGATTTAAAATACTCTAATGTCTGTGTCGGTTTTTCTACTCCATTAGGAAGTTCTTTTCCTGAAAACTGTTGAAAATACAACAAACACGCATCACGCCACCATTTTGCTTCTTTATGCTGAATTTCCAATAACATTTTTACTTCATTAAAACGTTCGCTGTCAACATATTTTTCTGTTTGATTCCAAACATTTTGCATTGCTGCAACCTGATTTACACCTTCCTGATATTTTAATGCCATACTGTTCCAAAGCGTCTGACCGTTTTTCAATTTATAATCCCACGAAACATGATGAAACCATAATAGATCTTTCTCTGAACAGATTTCTAAATTATCAAAAACATTTGCAACTTCTGGTGCATATTGAGAAACAGCATTTGTACCCGATTTTGAACGGTCAAAACCAATTCCATTTTTATCTGCTTTATGATAATAAGTCGGATTCCATTCTGGCCTTGATAAATCCGAAATCCAAGGCCCAGGTCCATAATGATGTCCAGTGTCCATAATGTGATGCAAACCGAGCGGCGTCATATAATTGACAACTGCTTCACGCGATTCGATCATCATATCTTTTACACGTTTGATGAAATTTTCATCGTTTGAAAAAGTACTTCTTAACCATTCATCAGCAATAGTCTCCGAATCTAAATACGGATTCCAAGCCAATCGCCCGAAACCATACCAATTTGCCTGTGCAAAAGGATGGCCTGTCCAGTTTAAGTCGCTCCCGATATTGGCAACGCCTGCAATTCCTGTTAATTTATTTTGGCATAACGTGCCATCCACAACTTTAGCAACAGTTGAACCTTTTCCTTTTTGATAGGTATCTGATTCTAAAACTTCTTGAAATAATTTTGGCAGAAAAACCAAATGCGTGCTGAAACCTAAATATTCCTGAGTGATTTGAAACTCCATCATTAAAGGCGTTTTCGGCATCGCTCCAAATAATGGATGAAAAGGTTCTCTAGGCTGAAAATCGATTGGTCCGTTCTTGACCTGAACAATTACATTTTCTTTGAACTTTCCGTCATATGGCTGAAATTCGACGTAAGCTTGTTTCGCACGATCGTTTGCATCGTGTTCAGAATATACAAAAGCTCTCCACATAATCAGGCCACCAAAAGGCGCAACGGCATCAGCTAGCATATTTGCTCCATCGACATGATCTCTACCATAATTTTGAGGGCCAGGCTGACCTTCAGAATTGGCTTTTACCAAAAATCCTCCAAAATCTGGAATTCTTTTATAAATTTCAGCAGATTTATTTTTCCACCAATTAATCACTTCCGTATCTTTTGGATCGGCAGTTTTTAATTTTCCAATTTCGATTGGTGCCGAGAATCTTGCTGTTAAATATACTTTTATTCCATAAGGTCTAAAAACATTTGCTAATGCTTCCACTTTCTCTAAATATTGCGGAGTTAGAATTAAAGCATTTGCGTTTACGTTGGTCAAAACCGTTCCGTTGATTCCGATTGAGGCATTCGCTCTAGCGTAATCAATATAACGCTGATCAATAAAATCAGGCAATTTCTGCCAGTTCCAAAGCGAAAATCCGGCATAACCTCTTTCTACAGTCCTATCGAGATTATCCCAATGATTCAGGATTCTGATATTTATCTTTGGAAAATCGACAATATTTAAATTTTTAACCGATTTATTCGTCTGTAATATTCTCAAGAAATTAAAAACTCCGTATAAAACCGCAACGTCATTTTTTCCTGTAATAATGATTTGTTTTTTGTTTTTAAAAGAAATCGATTTGATGATAAAACCTTCTTCATTTATTTTACTAAAATCTGATTTCAATTCGTTTTTTAGTTCCATATCCAAATTCGATGCTGAACCAACGATAAGATTATTTTCTCCTTTTACATCTAATTTGATTTCAGGAATATTTCCCAACATGTCTGAAAATCCAGCTTTGATTTCTTTCTCAACGATTTTAATAGTTTCGGAGTTTCCTAAAACAACAATACCTTTAAAATTTCTTTTATATTCTGAAACCAAGACAGAATTGTTAACTCTATTATACTGAAGCCACAATTTATAATCCTTTTGTGCTAAAGACGAAAAGGAAATAAGAAGAAATAGGAAAAGAAATCGTAATAAAGCCATGGTTTTAATTTATTCTTTATAATCACGTTTTTACACCATCACTATTTTAGATCCAATTAAAGTATTCTACAAAATTTAATTTAAAAAATACATTATTTAAAACAAAACAACAAATGCAATCGGTTGCGTAAAAATATAAGATTGTTATTTAAGAAAAAAATTTAAAGCTGATTTTTTTCAAAAAATATATTTCTATAACAAATAAAAGCAGGATAATTATAAAAACTATCCTGCTTTGGAGGGGTTGAATTGAGGATTAAAATCCTAAATTTTATTGTTTCTGTGAAGATTCCCTTGCAAGTACTTCTGTATTTAAAAAGGTAATTTCTTTAGCATCATCATTTTTAGATGATTTCAGATTTTTGATAATAATTTCGGCTGCTGCTTTTCCCATTTTTTCAGCCGGATGCGTTATCGTAGATAAATTAGGGTCAATAATCTGAGAAATTGGATCGTTATTAAAACCAATCACTTTAAACTCTTCCGGTACTTTTATTCCGCGTTTTTTAGCAGTCTGAACAGCACTTACAGCCAAAATATCTCCAGGAGCGAACAATCCGTCAGGAATTGGATTTAAATCGAATAACGAATTGCTTGCTTTTACTCCATCTTCATAAGTAACAGAATTTAGATTAATGATCAGCTCTTCTTCTACTTCTATATTATGATCTTTTAGGGCTTCTATGTAACCTCTTTTTCTTTCATTATACAAATTACCTAATTCTGATCCAGCTGTTAAATGTGCAATACGAATACAACCTTGTTCAATAAGATGTTTAGTTGCTTTATAACCAGCTGTATAATTATCAATTACTACTCTAAAAGTATTATAATCTTTTGGAACCCTATCTACAAAAACCAACGGAATATTATTATTCGAAAACTGATGAAAATGTGCAGTATCTCTGGTTTCCATTGCCAAAGAGCAAATAACACCACTTACACGATTACTGTATAAAGATTTCGCCATATTGACTTCTTCCTCATACGAGTCGTGCGACTGCATAATAATAACAGTATAATCTGATTTTTGAGCTGTGATTTCGATTCCGCTAATAAGTGATGACAAAAAAGGCTGTGTAACGGTTGGAATCAAAACACCAATCGTTCTAGTTTTATTTCCACGCAAACCTGCTGCTAATGTATTGGGAACAAAGCCCATTTCTTCAGCAGTTTTTTTCACTTTCTTAATCGTTTTATCACTTATGGTGTGATGATCTTTTAAAGCTCGCGAAATGGTAGATGTTGCTAGATTAAGCCTCTCTGCAATATCATAGATTGTTACATGTTTATTTTCTTCCATGAAATAAAAAATAAAGATGTAAATATAAACTATTTTCGTTCAAGATATTCTTTCTTGAAAAATCGCACTAAATAAAATTCTCCATTTACAAAATATCTTTCAAAAGTATAATCCAAATAGGGAATTCATATGAACAATACATCATTTATTTACTGACATTGTTCTTTTTATCTTTTAGAATCTTGCCTTCTTTGGTAAATTCCAAATCAATTTTATTGGTTAAATCGACATCTAAGTCTTTATGCCCATAGTCGATATGTGTTATTTTCTCATTCGGGTGATTTTTAGTTACATAAGCTTTTATGTTTTCAGGAATAAAAGCAGTTGGAATTGGTTTATCTCCTCCATCAACTTCTCGATATGAACCATCTTTCCAAAATTCTACTTCAGTTCCATCTTTCAGTTTAACTTCATAGCCCTTTTCCCCATGTTCTGGATCTTTTTGAGCTTTTTCTACTGAAGTATGACTAAAATGCTTCTTCAAAAATTCCTGTGCTGGTTTTGGTAGTTCAGTTACTTCAATTTTTTTCTGCGCACTGGTCGAGATTGTTAAAACTAACAAAGCTATGGCCAAAAATATCTTTTTCATAATCATTTTTATTTAAGAGTAGTATTACTAATTTACTGCTTCTAAAAATGTTTTCAAATAATTTTAAGATTTTTTTAGTTTTCAAACCTTACATAACAAACTGATTTACAATACAATTCCTTGTCAAAATTTTTATTTTAAATTAAAGTAAAGCCAGTAAAGTTTTAGCTAAACAATTGAACAGTCTCAAGAATCATTTCAAGATAAAAATTAAAGAGACAGAGTTGATACCCAAAATTTATAAAAACAAAAAACCCCATCCGGTTTGGATAGGGTTTTTGAAAAGAAAGGCGACGACATACTCTCCCACATAACTGCAGTACCATCTGCGCAGGCGGGCTTAACTTCTCTGTTCGGGATGGGAAGAGGTGAGCCCCGCCGCAATAACCACCTTAAGGTTTTTAGTTGTTGGTTTGCGGTTGTCGGTTGTTGGATTTTCCATCAACTATCAACTATTAACCATCAACTGCTCTGCGTCGAGCAAATATTTTAACATACTGAGATAAAGAAAAGAAGAATAGTTTAGAAAGTTTCCTCCCGATCCGCCTGGGCGGATCGGGAAAAGGGCGTACATAAGCTTACGGATTATTAGTACTACTCGACTGTGACATTACTGCCTTTACATCTGTAGCCTATCAACGTGGTCATCTTCCACGATCCTTAAAAGAAATCTCATCTTGTGGTGGGTTTCGCGCTTATATGCTTTCAGCGCTTATCCCTTCCAAACGTAGCTACTCTGCGGTGCCCCTGGCGGGACAACAGATACACTAGAGGTTTGTCCAATTCGGTCCTCTCGTACTAGAATCAGATCCACTCAAATTTCTAACGCCCGCAGTAGATAGAGACCGAACTGTCTCACGACGTTCTGAACCCAGCTCGCGTGCCACTTTAATGGGCGAACAGCCCAACCCTTGGGACCTTCTCCAGCCCCAGGATGTGACGAGCCGACATCGAGGTGCCAAACCCCCCCGTCGATATGAGCTCTTGGGGGAGATCAGCCTGTTATCCCCGGCGTACCTTTTATCCTTTGAGCGATGGCCCTTCCATGCGGAACCACCGGATCACTATGCTCTACTTTCGTACCTGATCGACCTGTATGTCTCTCAGTCAAGCTCCCTTATGCCATTGCACTCTACGCACGGTTACCAAGCGTACTGAGGGAACCTTTAGAAGCCTCCGTTACTCTTTTGGAGGCGACCACCCCAGTCAAACTACCCACCAAGCACTGTCCCCCACATCGCGGGGTTAGGCCTCAGATAAACAAAGGGTTGTATTTCAACAATGACTCCACAACGCCTGGCGACGCCGCTTCATAGTCTCCAACCTATCCTACACATCATTTATCCAAGGTCAATACTAAGCTATAGTAAAGGTGCACAGGGTCTTTTCGTCCCACTGCGGGTAAACGGCATCTTCACCGTTACTACAATTTCACCGAGCTCATGGCTGAGACAGTGTCCAGATCGTTACACCATTCGTGCAGGTCGGAACTTACCCGACAAGGAATTTCGCTACCTTAGGACCGTTATAGTTACGGCCGCCGTTTACTGGGGCTTCAATTCAATGCTTCTCCGAAGATAACATCTCCTCTTAACCTTCCAGCACCGGGCAGGTGTCAGGCCCTATACTTCATCTTACGATTTTGCAGAGCCCTGTGTTTTTGATAAACAGTCGCCTGGACCTCTTCACTGCGGCCCCGATTGCTCGGGGCGACCTTTCTCCCGAAGTTACAGGTCTATTTTGCCTAATTCCTTAGCCATGAATCTCTCGAGCACCTTAGGATTCTCTCCTCAACTACCTGTGTCGGTTTACGGTACTGGTTCTTATTGCCTGAAGTTTAGAGGTTTTTCTTGGAAGCCCTTAGGCGCACTATCTCTTTGTCCGAAGACTCCGAGTACTATCGCATTTCACCAAGATCTCCGGATTTGCCTAGAGACCCTATAGCTAGGTGCTTTAACGAACTATTCCGTCAGTTCGCGGCGCTTTCATCACTCCGTCACCCCATCACAGCAATAAGAAGTACGGGAATATTAACCCGTTGGCCATCGACTGTCCCTTTCGGGTTCGCCTTAGGACCAGACTAACCCACAGCTGATTAGCATAGCTGTGGAAACCTTAGTTTTTCGGTGTGCGGGTTTCTCGCCCGCATTATCGTTACTTATGCCTACATTTTCTTTTCTGACCGGTCCAGCATACCTTACGATACACCTTCTGCCCTGTCAGAATGCTCCCCTACCACTTGCAGCAAGCTGCAAATCCATAGCTTCGGTAATATGTTTATGCCCGATTATTATCCATGCTCGTCCGCTCGACTAGTGAGCTGTTACGCACTCTTTAAATGAATGGCTGCTTCCAAGCCAACATCCTAGCTGTCTGGGCAGACAAACCTCGTTCTTTCAACTTAACATATATTTGGGGACCTTAGCTGATGGTCTGGGTTCTTTCCCTCTCGGACTTGGACCTTAGCACCCAAGCCCTCACTGTTATCAACCATTATATAGCATTCGGAGTTTGTCAGGAATTGGTAGGCGGTGAAGCCCCCGCATCCAATCAGTAGCTCTACCTCTATATAACTAAAATAACGCTGCACCTAAATGCATTTCGGGGAGTACGAGCTATTTCCGAGTTTGATTGGCCTTTCACCCCTACCCACAGGTCATCCGAAGACTTTTCAACGTCAACCGGTTCGGTCCTCCACTGTGTGTTACCACAGCTTCAACCTGCCCATGGGTAGATCACACGGTTTCGCGTCTAACACTGCCGACTAAAGCGCCCTATTCAGACTCGCTTTCGCTGCGGATCCATGGCTTAACCACTTATCCTTGCCGGCAACGTTAACTCGTAGGCTCATTATGCAAAAGGCACGCCGTCACCCCACGAAAGGGCTCCGACCGCTTGTAAGCGCATGGTTTCAGGATCTATTTCACTCCGTTATTCACGGTTCTTTTCACCTTTCCCTCACGGTACTGGTTCACTATCGGTCTCTCAGGAGTATTTAGCCTTAGCGGATGGTCCCGCCAAATTCAGACAGGGTTTCACGTGCCCCGCCCTACTCAGGATACCGCTATCCATTACATTTGTTGCCCATACGGGGCTGTCACCCTCTATGGCGCTCCTTTCCAGAAGCTTCCGGTTCCTCATGCATGAAATATCGCGGTCCTACAACCCCGGCAATGCCGTAACAATGCCGGTTTGGGCTAATCCGCGTTCGCTCGCCACTACTTACGGAATCACTTTTGTTTTCTTCTCCTCCGCCTACTTAGATGTTTCAGTTCAGCGGGTTTGCCCACCTATCGGTGTGCTATGCCTTCAGCATAGCGGGTTGCCCCATTCGGATATCTGCGGATCGATCTGTGTGTGCCAGTCCCCGCAGCTTTTCGCAGCTTATCACGTCCTTCTTCGCCTCTGAGAGCCTAGGCATTCCCCATGCGCCCTTATTTTGCTTATTGTACTAGACAAGGCATGCCTTGTCTCTGCCGTCTTGCAATAAATCGCAAAACGTGTTCTTTCTACTTTCTTATTATTTTCTTATCTCAATATGTCAATGAACTTTTTTCCTTTCGGAACTGTGGAGAATAACGGAGTCGAACCGTTGACCTCCTGCGTGCAAGGCAGGCGCTCTAGCCAGCTGAGCTAATCCCCCATTTTTAAATCTTAGATTTTAGAATTCAGATTTTAGATTTCCCATTCTTCTCTAATTTCCTTTGGTGAATCCCAGCTTCCAGAATTTCCTTCAAATCAAGTCAAATAGTAGTCCCGGGCAGACTCGAACTGCCGACCCCTACATTATCAGTGTAGTACTCTAACCAGCTGAGCTACGAGACTCTGTTTTACTTAATTTTTATCATTTTTTTAAATTAACAGCAAGAGTAATGCAATCACGATTCCAAACCAATGGTCCGGCATCTTATTTCCCAATCGTGCCTTGCGGCTAACTGATCGGGCTCTAGAAAGGAGGTGTTCCAGCCGCACCTTCCGGTACGGCTACCTTGTTACGACTTAGCCCTAGTTACCAGTTTTACCCTAGGCAGCTCCTTGCGGTCACCGACTTCAGGCACCCCCAGCTTCCATGGCTTGACGGGCGGTGTGTACAAGGCCCGGGAACGTATTCACCGGATCATGGCTGATATCCGATTACTAGCGATTCCAGCTTCACGGAGTCGAGTTGCAGACTCCGATCCGAACTGTGACCGGCTTTATAGATTCGCTCCTGGTCACCCAGTGGCTGCTCTCTGTACCGGCCATTGTAGCACGTGTGTAGCCCAAGGCGTAAGGGCCGTGATGATTTGACGTCATCCCCACCTTCCTCACAGTTTGCACTGGCAGTCTTGTTAGAGTTCCCGACACTACTCGCTGGCAACTAACAACAGGGGTTGCGCTCGTTATAGGACTTAACCTGACACCTCACGGCACGAGCTGACGACAACCATGCAGCACCTTGTAAACTGTCTTGCGAAAGATCTGTTTCCAAATCGGTCAGTCTGCATTTAAGCCTTGGTAAGGTTCCTCGCGTATCATCGAATTAAACCACATGCTCCACCGCTTGTGCGGGCCCCCGTCAATTCCTTTGAGTTTCAAACTTGCGTTCGTACTCCCCAGGTGGGATACTTATCACTTTCGCTTAGCCACTGAAGTTGCCCCCAACAGCTAGTATCCATCGTTTACGGCGTGGACTACCAGGGTATCTAATCCTGTTCGCTACCCACGCTTTCGTCCATCAGCGTCAATCAATTGGTAGTAACCTGCCTTCGCAATTGGTATTCCATGTAATCTCTAAGCATTTCACCGCTACACTACATATTCTAGTTACTTCCCAATAATTCAAGTCCTGCAGTATCAATGGCCGTTCCACCGTTGAGCGATGGGCTTTCACCACTGACTTACAAGACCGCCTACGGACCCTTTAAACCCAATGATTCCGGATAACGCTTGGATCCTCCGTATTACCGCGGCTGCTGGCACGGAGTTAGCCGATCCTTATTCTTACGGTACCGTCAAGCTCCTTCACGAAGGAGTGTTTCTTCCCGTACAAAAGCAGTTTACAATCCATAGGACCGTCATCCTGCACGCGGCATGGCTGGTTCAGGCTTGCGCCCATTGACCAATATTCCTCACTGCTGCCTCCCGTAGGAGTCTGGTCCGTGTCTCAGTACCAGTGTGGGGGATCTCCCTCTCAGGACCCCTACCCATCGTTGCCTTGGTAAGCCGTTACCTTACCAACTAGCTAATGGGACGCATGCTCATCTTTCACCGTTGTGACTTTAATAATGTGCTGATGCCAACTCATTATGCTATGAGGTATTAATCCAAATTTCTCTGGGCTATCCCTCTGTGAAAGGCAGATTGCATACGCGTTACGCACCCGTGCGCCGGTCTCAGATTCCGAAGAATCCTACCCCTCGACTTGCATGTGTTAAGCCTGCCGCTAGCGTTCATCCTGAGCCAGGATCAAACTCTTCATCGTATATTTTAATATTATTATGCGATGCTTTTCCAGTCGGTCTTATTCGAATCTTACGATTCCATTACTCTTATTTTTTCTGTTCCGATTTGCATCGGAACGGCTGTCAATTCAATATGTCTACGAACGTAATTTTTTTGTCTTTCGCTTATCTCTCAAAGCGGGTGCAAAACTAAAACTTCTTTTTGTTTCTCGCAAGAAAAAATTGAAAAATTTTGAAACTTTTTTTTCGTCTCCTTTTCCCGATTTCCCTTCCGATATTACAATGAACTTTCCCTGTTTTGCGGGGTGCAAATGTAAAAACCTTTTTCTTTTCCTGCAAGCTTTTCCGAATCTTTTTTTCAGAAAATTTCTTCCCTTCCGATTCCTATTCTTCTGCAGTATTTCGATGAGCGTTTTTCGCTGTTGCGGGTGCAAAAGTACAACCTTTATTTACATTCGCAAGCCTTTTGTTTATATAATTTCAATGTTTTTTAAAACTTTTTCTTAACGCGCTGATAACGCATTCTTTACGGATGCGCTTTTTTTTGCC from Flavobacterium sp. YJ01 carries:
- a CDS encoding PepSY-like domain-containing protein, giving the protein MKKIFLAIALLVLTISTSAQKKIEVTELPKPAQEFLKKHFSHTSVEKAQKDPEHGEKGYEVKLKDGTEVEFWKDGSYREVDGGDKPIPTAFIPENIKAYVTKNHPNEKITHIDYGHKDLDVDLTNKIDLEFTKEGKILKDKKNNVSK
- a CDS encoding LacI family DNA-binding transcriptional regulator — protein: MEENKHVTIYDIAERLNLATSTISRALKDHHTISDKTIKKVKKTAEEMGFVPNTLAAGLRGNKTRTIGVLIPTVTQPFLSSLISGIEITAQKSDYTVIIMQSHDSYEEEVNMAKSLYSNRVSGVICSLAMETRDTAHFHQFSNNNIPLVFVDRVPKDYNTFRVVIDNYTAGYKATKHLIEQGCIRIAHLTAGSELGNLYNERKRGYIEALKDHNIEVEEELIINLNSVTYEDGVKASNSLFDLNPIPDGLFAPGDILAVSAVQTAKKRGIKVPEEFKVIGFNNDPISQIIDPNLSTITHPAEKMGKAAAEIIIKNLKSSKNDDAKEITFLNTEVLARESSQKQ
- a CDS encoding SDR family oxidoreductase, giving the protein MSKKTAIVTGGNSGLGFATAKKLCDNGIKTYIIGRSKEKTEDACKEIGENAIPVIFDLNNLAGIPEMIESITKENSIDILVNNAGINMKKEIPDVTDEDFLSIIHTNLLSVFAVSREVVKKMKANGGGSIINISSMASQYGIPKVIAYSSSKGAIEAMTRAMATELAPVGIRVNCIAPGFIKTKMSSTALDNDPERKNKVLGRTPMGYLGEPSDIADAVYYFALSESKYTTGTVLPVDGGNSIGF
- a CDS encoding alpha-glucuronidase family glycosyl hydrolase produces the protein MALLRFLFLFLLISFSSLAQKDYKLWLQYNRVNNSVLVSEYKRNFKGIVVLGNSETIKIVEKEIKAGFSDMLGNIPEIKLDVKGENNLIVGSASNLDMELKNELKSDFSKINEEGFIIKSISFKNKKQIIITGKNDVAVLYGVFNFLRILQTNKSVKNLNIVDFPKINIRILNHWDNLDRTVERGYAGFSLWNWQKLPDFIDQRYIDYARANASIGINGTVLTNVNANALILTPQYLEKVEALANVFRPYGIKVYLTARFSAPIEIGKLKTADPKDTEVINWWKNKSAEIYKRIPDFGGFLVKANSEGQPGPQNYGRDHVDGANMLADAVAPFGGLIMWRAFVYSEHDANDRAKQAYVEFQPYDGKFKENVIVQVKNGPIDFQPREPFHPLFGAMPKTPLMMEFQITQEYLGFSTHLVFLPKLFQEVLESDTYQKGKGSTVAKVVDGTLCQNKLTGIAGVANIGSDLNWTGHPFAQANWYGFGRLAWNPYLDSETIADEWLRSTFSNDENFIKRVKDMMIESREAVVNYMTPLGLHHIMDTGHHYGPGPWISDLSRPEWNPTYYHKADKNGIGFDRSKSGTNAVSQYAPEVANVFDNLEICSEKDLLWFHHVSWDYKLKNGQTLWNSMALKYQEGVNQVAAMQNVWNQTEKYVDSERFNEVKMLLEIQHKEAKWWRDACLLYFQQFSGKELPNGVEKPTQTLEYFKSLKFPFAPGNG